AAGAGCTTTCGAAGATTATGCCATCTCATGGACGCATCGCTTATGCTTACATGCCTTCCGAAGTAAAAGAAAAGGCAAAGGAGATTACAGACTGGCTTTTAAAGCAACCAAGTTTTCATGAATCTGTTGAAAGGTACAAAGACCTTGCTAAAGAGCTGACCAGCCATTACACGTCAAATCCTGAAATTTTAGAAAGCGCAGCAGAAAAAGCTTATGAAGACATACAAAAGAGAGTATCTCAGATTGTATTAAAAGGTGCAGCAGCACTTAGAGAAGAGAATTTAATGGATACAACAAGACTTACTAATACAGTATGGCGATCTGCGTGGAGAGCATTGGAAAGAGAAAGGTTGAGAGCTGAAGCACAGAGCAATATTGCAGCTCAAAAGGAAATGGAAAAGAAGAGAAAGGCTATCGAAAGAAGGAGTGAGAGTCGTGAAGTTTAAAGTTGCTTTAGCCATTCTAATACTTATTGCTGACTTCTTACTTGGACCTTTTCTTTGTATTTTACCACTTTATGCAAAAGATTATGGCTTTAAGAATGGTTTTAATATGTGGATATCATCTATAGGAAAAGAGCCTTTGTCTGGAATAACACTATTAGAAAAAGAGGATGTGCGAATTCCGTGGATGTGGTTACAGCCTACTATTTTTGCAGCATTGGTTTCAGTCTTTTATCCTATCTATGGCAGAAAAAAGAGAAGAAACGATGTAATGAATTTACCAGAAGCATTTGGGCAAGGACAGCATGGTACTGCAAGATGGAGGACAGAAAAGGAGATTTCACAGACATTTACAGTATGGAATACGAGAAGTAATTTGGCAAAGGGCGGGTTTGTAGTAGGTTTTGACGGAGAAGAAGCATGGCTGGATTCAGGAGATGGGCATTGCTTAGTTATAGGTTCAACAAGGAGTGGAAAATCCAGAAGAGTTATACTTCCTACAATCTGGAATTTAGCAAAAGCAGGAGAGAGCATTGTTATATCTGATCCGAAAGGTGAGATCTATAGCCATTCGTCAGAGTACTTAAAAAGCGAAGGATATAAAGTAATCCTTATAGATCTTAGAGATCCATACAGGGGGAATCAGTGGAATCCACTTTTGCGCGTTTCATCTGCACTGGACTCCAATGATTATTCTTCAGCAAGTCAAGTAGCATGGGATGTTGCAAATATTATAAGCAATCAACAGCAGTACACAGGAGATCCTATATGGCCACAGTCGCAAGAAAGTTTGACTGCTGCTTTGATTTTGGCTGTTGCTTCTTTTGCTCCTTATGAGGCAAGGCATTTAGGAAGTGTGTATGAAATGCTGCATCAAATGGGAGCAGGCGGTGGAGAATTATTAGATGAATATTTTCGTTCTCTTCCTAAAGACCATCCTGCATCATCAGCTTATGGTGTTGCAGCACTTTCAGAAGACAGATTAAGAAGCTCGATTTTTACAGGAACTGCAGCACAGCTTAGACTTTGGTCAGATCCTGCGGTTATTTGGCTTACATCAAATCAGGATCACAATTTAGATGACTTAGGAAAAGAAAAAGTAGCTGTTTTTATCGTTATACCAGATGAGAGAGGCACGAGGAATATATTGGCTACTTTGTATATACAACAGACATATCAAGCTTTAGTCGATTTAGCAAATAAAAATGGAGGTCGGCTTTTAAGAAGAGTAAATTTTATACTTGATGAGTTTGGAAATCTTCCTACAATACCTGAATTTGATAGAAAAGTTACTGTTGCAGCAGGAAGAGGTATGAGGTTTTTATTGGCTGTTCAGGATATATCTCAGATTAAGGCTAAGTACAGAGAGCTTTCTCAGACAATCACAGGAAACTGTGCTACATGGTTATACATTCTTACTACAGATTTAGAAACAGCAAGGATAATAAGTGGGAAGACAGGTCAATATACGGTTAGGACAGAAAGCTATTCTTCACAGGTTAGAAACACAGATTTTAGTCATGGTACAACAGAAGGCCTTACAGGAAGGCCTCTTTTACTTCCAGACGAAGTGTTAAGATGGCCAAAGGATAAATCACTTATCCTTCAAGCCAGATACAATCCTGCCTTTCTTCCACTTCCTGATATTTCTGAATGGCCTGCAAGCAAAGATTTAGTGCCTTCTATAGAATATAACATTAAAAAGGAGGTGATAACTGTTCCTGTTTGGGTGCCAACTATAGCAGAAAAAGACAAGACAGATAAAGACAGAACAGATCAAAATTTATTATCAAAATTAAGATGAAGGAGGAGAATTTATGCCAACGATTATTTCTGGTGCTTTTAATCTTTTAAATGATGCTTTAACATGGATTCTTTACCTAATTCCTGCAGCATCGGGAGCAGCTATAGGATATCATGCACTTATGAAACAGATGGGTGATGGTGATCCATCAGTCACTGCTGCTCACAACAGATCTATAAAAAATGTATTGATTGGTGGAGCAATTGGAATGAGTGCTGCATCGCTTGTTAAAGTCTTTTTATCGTATTTTAAATAAATTAAAAGGGCCAGATTTAAGGCCCTTTTAGGAGGTGTTTTTTTGTTGACAACAATAGAGAACATGATTATGAATGCAGTGACAACCTTTATTTCAAATACATTCGACAGTATTTTAGGGCTTTTCATTTCATTTTTGGGGGATGAAATGGCTGTGGCTATAAAAATTCTCAATACACCTTACATAACTAATGCAATTTATTTTACTAAGCTTATAGCAGGAACTCTTTTAGGAGTAAAGGTTGCTGCTGAAGCATTTAAGACGTATATTTTATATTCTTCTGGTGATTCATCTGCTCGACCATTTGAACTTGTTAAAAGAACTGCTTTTGCTGCATTGATGGTTTCAGCAGGTCCTTGGGCAGTCAATACAATTTATGAATGGGGCTCGGAATTTGCAAAGGCTATAGCGTCACTTCCATCAACACAAGCTGGCAATCCTGTTATATGGACTCAAAACATACTTTCATTATCTTTATCTTCTACTATAGCCATGATTTTAATAGCTTTTACAGTGTTAATAGTTTGGATATTGATTTTGATTCAGACAGGGATAAGAGCAGTAGAGATAGCTTTTCTTGCAGTTTCAGCACCAATAATGGCTGTAGGACTTACAAGACCAGATGAAGGTGTATGGACGGTGTGGTGGAGAGAGCTTATTGTATTATCTCTTTCTCAAGCTGTTCAAACTTTTATGATAAGAGGATTTCTTTCTACAGAGGTAAATATGCAATTTAATTCGTCTGTTTTGAGCCTTTTAATGCTTATAGGCTGGCTATGGGTAGCATTTAAGACTCCTTCTGTCTTAAGACAATTTGCATATCATACTGGAATGGGATCTGCAGTAGGTCAAGCTGGACAGTCAGCAGGAAGCATGTATATATTAAGAAAAGCTATATTGAAAGGGTGATCTAATTTGTATCAAGTGCCTAAGAATATTTCGGGAAAATTTGAATTGATACCTGGTTTTGGATGGAATGAGCTTTTTTTCGTCCTTTCAGGTTTTTTGGTAGGTATTTTTGTCTATCTAATTTTATCTATTTTTACTCAATCTTTAATAAGATATTTGGTTGTGTTTATATTTACTGGACTTGCGTACTTTTTAGTTATTCCAGGACCAGATGGAAGCAGTGTGTTAAGTTTAATAAAAAGCTACATTAAATGGAGTAAGAAACAAAGAAGATATCTTAATGTAATTGGGAGGGAGTAGATGTTGATAGGTTTATTGAAAAGGGAGAAGATTTTAAAAAATGGCAAAGAGAAGAAAGATGAGATAAGGAAAAAGGCTGTACAAGATTGGTTTCCTGTCAAAGACATTGGAGATGATACGATTTTATTGAAGGATGGGCGATATGTTTGTGCTTTAAGAGTTTGGCCATTAAATATAGGATTAAAAAGCGAGAGTGAGAAAAAGAAAATTATTCAGTCTATGTATGAAACTTTAAATGGGTTAAAGGATACTATGCAGATATTTTCCATAGGGCGACCTGTCGATCTTGATTCATATATTGGTTTTCTTCAGTCGAAATCGAAAGAAGAAGTAAACATGACAAAGAGAAAATTGCTTCAAGAGTATTTGAAATACGTCGCTTCTATTGTTACAAGTGGTGAGGCAATAGAAAGGCGATTTTTTATTATGATTTCAGGCAAGGAAAAAGAGGAACTTAAGGTTAAGATTTATGAACTTGCTTCTAATCTTGAGAAGTCCGGACTTAAATCGGATATAACTACTGATCAGGAGTTAATAGACGTGCTTTTTAGTTTTACGCATCCGGCACAGGCAGCTTTTGAGAAAGCACCGGCATTTAACGGACCATATTTGCCGCCTGTCTTTGAAAGTTATATTAAAAAAGAGGAGGAGTGAGAATTGTGAAGAGAAAAACAGATGTACTTACGGGTTTGATTGACATGATATCACCTCAAGCACTTGAGTTTAGTGGAAAGCAAGTTGTTTTTAATGATCAGTTTGCGAGGATAATGGTTATTGCAGGTTATCCTCCTAAAGTAAATGCTGCATGGCTTTCTAAGATTGCAGCAATGCCTGGTGTTATTTGTTCTATTCACGTTGAGCCTACTGATCCGACAAATCTCATTTTAAGTTTAAATAAGGCTATAGGCGAGTATGCAGGCAGACTTGAAATGGGTGGCAATGCCCTTACAATGCAACGAACTGAGCAATCTTTGAAAGATGCTGAGGAGCTTATGAGAAAAATAGACCAGGAACAACAGCAAGTTTTTTACGTTACAGTTGTTTTGATGGTTCTTGCCAGTGACCAGCAAAGCCTTGATAGGAAAGTACGGCAAGTCGAATCAACTTTAGCAGCTTCTGGAATGAGAGGGAGAATTCTTGTTTTTAGGCAGGAGGAAGGTCTTAAGGCTGTAGGACCTTGGTGTGTGTTGCACGATGATGTAAGGGATGCAGGAGGAAGAAATATGCCTGCGGAAACTGTTGCAGCTTCTTTTCCTTTTACTGCGTCAGGCATAAATGATGGAAGCGGTGTTGTATTGGGTAAGGATAGAGATGGAGGACTTGTCTTAACTGATATCTGGAAGCGGGGTGGTGATAGAACTAATTCTAACTGGACTATCTTAGCAAAGCCTGGAGCAGGAAAGAGCTTTACTGCTAAAATGCTTCTTTTAAGGGAATACATGAAAGGCAGCAGAGTGATTATTATAGATCCAGAGAGGGAATACAAAGATATGTGCAAAAAGCTTAATGGTGTGTGGATCAATTGTACAGGCGGTGAAGGTAGAATAAATCCTTTGCAAGTAAGGTTAAGACCTACTGAGGAAGGAGAGACAGATGAATCTAATTCTTTTCAAAGTCCTTTAGCATTGCATATTCAAACTTTGAGGACTTTCTTTAGCTTATATCTTAGAGATTTGACGGATGTTGAAAAGGCAGCATTGGAAGACGCTTTAGTAGAAGTGTATAAAAAGGTGGGTATAATATGGGATACGAATCCTGAGGACATTTCAAATGATACGTGGCCAAATGTTAGAGAGCTTTATGAGTATTGCGTTAAAGCATCTGAAAGCAATCCTGATGCATATGGAAGACTTTCAGTACTTCTTAAAAGAGCTGCTGAAGGAGCGGATTCATACCTTTGGGCTGGACCAAGCACAGTTGAAGCTGATTCTGATTTTATTGTGTTTGATGTGCATGAACTACAAAATGCAGAGGATCAGGTTAAAAGAGCACAGTACTTTAACGTCCTTTCTTTTGCATGGAATATCATTGAAAGGGATAGAAAAGAGAGGACCATCTTAGTTGTAGATGAGGCATGGATGCTTGTAGATCCTCAGACGCCTCAAGCAATAGCATTTTTAAGGGATACTTCAAAAAGGATAAGAAAATACAATGGGAGTCTTGTTGTGATAAGCCAAAATATTATTGATTTTCTTGCACCAGAGGTTCAAAGATATGGTCAAGCACTTTTGGATAATCCTACTTTTAAGCTTCTTCTTGCACAAGGTGAAAAGGATCTTGAAGCTATATCAGGGCTTATGAATTTATCTGAAGCCGAGCATGATCTTTTAGCAAATGCAAAAAGAGGCGAAGGACTTTTTGTGGCAGGTACTCAGAAGATTCATATTAAGATTGAGGCGGCACCTTATGAGCTTCAGTATCTTACTGGGGGAGGTAATTGATGCAAGTTTTAGGGAAGGTGTTAATAGCTTTTTTGCCTGATGATTTGGGAAGTGCTTTAAAGTTTGCACTTCTTTTTATTTTTATTCCAATTGTATTTCTTATGTTGGTTTTTGCAGGACCTATTACTGCTTATGAGAAGATACCTCTTGTAAGCTATGAGCAAGTTCAGATGTATATAAGTACGGCAGAAAAGGTAAGTGAAAACACAAAGAATCATTATAGTGAAGGCGTAGAAGTTGATTGGAAAGAGCTTGTTGCCATAGATGCTGTAAGATTTAAGCAGGATTTTGGCAAGGCAAACC
The nucleotide sequence above comes from Thermoanaerobacterium sp. CMT5567-10. Encoded proteins:
- a CDS encoding VirB4 family type IV secretion system protein; amino-acid sequence: MISPQALEFSGKQVVFNDQFARIMVIAGYPPKVNAAWLSKIAAMPGVICSIHVEPTDPTNLILSLNKAIGEYAGRLEMGGNALTMQRTEQSLKDAEELMRKIDQEQQQVFYVTVVLMVLASDQQSLDRKVRQVESTLAASGMRGRILVFRQEEGLKAVGPWCVLHDDVRDAGGRNMPAETVAASFPFTASGINDGSGVVLGKDRDGGLVLTDIWKRGGDRTNSNWTILAKPGAGKSFTAKMLLLREYMKGSRVIIIDPEREYKDMCKKLNGVWINCTGGEGRINPLQVRLRPTEEGETDESNSFQSPLALHIQTLRTFFSLYLRDLTDVEKAALEDALVEVYKKVGIIWDTNPEDISNDTWPNVRELYEYCVKASESNPDAYGRLSVLLKRAAEGADSYLWAGPSTVEADSDFIVFDVHELQNAEDQVKRAQYFNVLSFAWNIIERDRKERTILVVDEAWMLVDPQTPQAIAFLRDTSKRIRKYNGSLVVISQNIIDFLAPEVQRYGQALLDNPTFKLLLAQGEKDLEAISGLMNLSEAEHDLLANAKRGEGLFVAGTQKIHIKIEAAPYELQYLTGGGN
- a CDS encoding PrgI family mobile element protein, whose translation is MYQVPKNISGKFELIPGFGWNELFFVLSGFLVGIFVYLILSIFTQSLIRYLVVFIFTGLAYFLVIPGPDGSSVLSLIKSYIKWSKKQRRYLNVIGRE
- a CDS encoding conjugal transfer protein TrbL family protein, whose product is MLTTIENMIMNAVTTFISNTFDSILGLFISFLGDEMAVAIKILNTPYITNAIYFTKLIAGTLLGVKVAAEAFKTYILYSSGDSSARPFELVKRTAFAALMVSAGPWAVNTIYEWGSEFAKAIASLPSTQAGNPVIWTQNILSLSLSSTIAMILIAFTVLIVWILILIQTGIRAVEIAFLAVSAPIMAVGLTRPDEGVWTVWWRELIVLSLSQAVQTFMIRGFLSTEVNMQFNSSVLSLLMLIGWLWVAFKTPSVLRQFAYHTGMGSAVGQAGQSAGSMYILRKAILKG
- a CDS encoding VirD4-like conjugal transfer protein, CD1115 family, whose product is MKFKVALAILILIADFLLGPFLCILPLYAKDYGFKNGFNMWISSIGKEPLSGITLLEKEDVRIPWMWLQPTIFAALVSVFYPIYGRKKRRNDVMNLPEAFGQGQHGTARWRTEKEISQTFTVWNTRSNLAKGGFVVGFDGEEAWLDSGDGHCLVIGSTRSGKSRRVILPTIWNLAKAGESIVISDPKGEIYSHSSEYLKSEGYKVILIDLRDPYRGNQWNPLLRVSSALDSNDYSSASQVAWDVANIISNQQQYTGDPIWPQSQESLTAALILAVASFAPYEARHLGSVYEMLHQMGAGGGELLDEYFRSLPKDHPASSAYGVAALSEDRLRSSIFTGTAAQLRLWSDPAVIWLTSNQDHNLDDLGKEKVAVFIVIPDERGTRNILATLYIQQTYQALVDLANKNGGRLLRRVNFILDEFGNLPTIPEFDRKVTVAAGRGMRFLLAVQDISQIKAKYRELSQTITGNCATWLYILTTDLETARIISGKTGQYTVRTESYSSQVRNTDFSHGTTEGLTGRPLLLPDEVLRWPKDKSLILQARYNPAFLPLPDISEWPASKDLVPSIEYNIKKEVITVPVWVPTIAEKDKTDKDRTDQNLLSKLR